A genome region from Corynebacterium uberis includes the following:
- the sufD gene encoding Fe-S cluster assembly protein SufD produces the protein MVKNATPHNTKGDVFTSFNVEDFDVPKGRDEIWRFVSLRALRGLHNGSFAQPTDPDITVTVGGKEVSPESGVSVERIAKDDARATYAGAPADRVAAQAWTSMTDVTLVTVAKDTKIDDAIYVTTTGHGIEAPTFAGVVIAVEPHAEATVVLSYQGHATHADNIHFRIGDGARLTVVVDADWENDSVHLSQHQAVVGRDARLHHSVATFGGEVVRIVPRVRFEAQGGEVELLGVYFADDGQYFENRLLVDHSEPNCTSNVLYKGALQGNPDTRTEARTCWVGDVLIRAAATNTNTYEANRNLVLSQGARADAIPNLEIETGDIPGAGHAATVGRFDDMHVFYLMSRGIPEAEARRLIVHGFFTEVIRQIPVQSVREELERRVEKELENVVV, from the coding sequence ATGGTCAAAAACGCAACTCCCCATAACACCAAGGGCGATGTCTTCACGTCCTTTAATGTGGAGGACTTTGACGTCCCCAAGGGACGCGATGAGATCTGGCGTTTTGTCTCCCTGCGTGCGCTGCGCGGCCTGCACAATGGCTCCTTCGCCCAGCCCACCGATCCGGACATCACCGTGACCGTGGGCGGCAAGGAGGTGAGCCCAGAGTCCGGGGTGAGCGTAGAAAGAATCGCCAAGGACGATGCGCGCGCGACCTACGCGGGTGCCCCCGCCGATAGGGTGGCGGCCCAGGCGTGGACGTCCATGACGGATGTCACCTTGGTCACGGTGGCCAAGGACACGAAGATTGACGATGCCATCTACGTCACCACCACGGGCCACGGCATTGAGGCTCCGACCTTTGCCGGCGTGGTCATCGCCGTGGAGCCGCATGCTGAGGCCACGGTCGTGCTGTCCTACCAGGGGCATGCCACCCACGCCGACAACATTCACTTCCGCATCGGAGACGGCGCCCGGCTGACCGTGGTCGTGGACGCGGATTGGGAAAATGACTCCGTGCATCTGTCCCAGCACCAGGCCGTGGTGGGCCGCGATGCCCGGCTCCACCACAGCGTGGCTACCTTCGGCGGCGAGGTCGTCCGCATCGTGCCGCGCGTGCGTTTTGAGGCACAAGGCGGGGAAGTAGAGCTTCTGGGCGTCTACTTCGCGGATGACGGGCAGTACTTTGAAAACCGGCTCCTGGTGGACCACTCCGAACCCAACTGCACCTCGAACGTGCTGTACAAGGGTGCGCTGCAAGGCAACCCGGATACCCGCACGGAAGCGCGGACCTGCTGGGTGGGCGATGTGCTCATTCGGGCCGCCGCCACCAACACCAACACCTATGAAGCCAACCGCAACCTGGTGCTCAGCCAGGGTGCCCGCGCGGACGCGATTCCCAACCTGGAAATTGAGACCGGGGATATCCCGGGCGCGGGTCACGCCGCGACGGTGGGACGTTTCGATGACATGCATGTGTTCTATCTGATGAGCCGGGGCATCCCGGAAGCAGAGGCCCGCAGGCTCATTGTTCACGGGTTCTTCACCGAGGTGATTCGCCAGATTCCGGTGCAGTCTGTACGCGAGGAATTGGAGCGCCGAGTGGAAAAGGAACTGGAAAACGTGGTGGTCTAA
- the sufC gene encoding Fe-S cluster assembly ATPase SufC — MSTFEIKNLHATVLPTEEGGEAKEILKGVNLTVKSGETHAIMGPNGSGKSTLAYALAGHPRYEVTEGEVLLDGENILELGVDERARAGLFLAMQYPTEVPGVSMSNFLRTAVTAVRGEAPKLRDWVKEVNAATQDLKIDKSFSERSVNEGFSGGEKKRHEVLQLDLLKPKFAVMDETDSGLDVDALRVVSEGINRYQETTDGGIIMITHYKRILEYVIPDVVHVFANGRVVTSGGPELADKLEAEGYEQFL, encoded by the coding sequence ATGTCTACGTTTGAAATTAAGAACCTGCATGCCACCGTGTTGCCCACTGAGGAAGGCGGGGAGGCCAAGGAGATTCTCAAGGGTGTGAACCTGACGGTGAAGTCGGGGGAGACCCACGCCATCATGGGCCCTAATGGTTCGGGCAAGTCCACGCTGGCGTACGCGCTAGCGGGGCACCCGCGCTATGAGGTGACCGAGGGTGAGGTGCTGCTCGACGGGGAGAACATCCTGGAACTTGGCGTCGATGAGCGCGCGCGTGCCGGCCTGTTCCTGGCCATGCAGTATCCCACCGAGGTCCCCGGGGTCTCCATGTCGAACTTCCTGCGTACGGCGGTCACCGCGGTGCGCGGCGAGGCCCCGAAGCTGCGCGACTGGGTCAAGGAGGTTAACGCGGCTACGCAGGACCTCAAGATTGATAAGTCCTTTAGCGAGCGGTCCGTCAACGAGGGCTTTTCCGGCGGCGAGAAGAAGCGCCATGAGGTCTTGCAGCTAGACCTGCTCAAGCCCAAGTTCGCGGTGATGGATGAGACGGACTCCGGCCTGGACGTCGACGCCCTGCGCGTGGTCTCGGAGGGGATTAACCGTTACCAGGAGACCACCGACGGCGGGATCATCATGATCACGCACTACAAGCGCATTTTGGAATACGTCATTCCGGATGTTGTGCACGTGTTTGCCAACGGCCGGGTAGTCACCTCGGGCGGCCCGGAACTTGCGGACAAGCTCGAGGCCGAGGGATACGAACAGTTCCTGTGA
- the mptB gene encoding polyprenol phosphomannose-dependent alpha 1,6 mannosyltransferase MptB — protein MNAVRSQGPVLWQALITELPRLGTAGSRSAELHVDSALVTAVSGADVDQPAVRLRPKQLLHFAVLRWVGMVGSLLLAMGILGGGALPVVGNPYGAFPGATLLGQMPQASCAIAFVGIGALVVAWVCMAPLAGVRLRLHDAAEGTVRSGIVGVSVLWRTFAAWVAPIVITAPAFTQDIYSYLAQGAIVRAGMDVYSAGPIDLLGPENHLARSVPFIWAHSPSPYGPVALGVAQAISFITNDSIVLGVAAHRLVSVAAVACAGWAMSRLARRCGVHPTTAVWLGILNPLTILHLIAGIHNESLMLGLLLVGLELGLRGVEKLRKPSGWLLVGVSALLVSMAGMVKVTAFLALGFMGMELARKLPHAARGPWRHGWARLLTAIAVQVVGLVVAVAAVSAVTGISLGWISSQGGAATVRSWMSLSTETGVVFGGIGMLLGLGDHTDAMLVITRGAGLLVAGAFTVRLLFATLRGNIHPVGGLGVSTLVLVVLFPVVQPWYILWAILPLACWANRSIFRLGVVAYSAAFSFFVLPRGLSLPPATVLSIYVASAVAFTCCLALVWWLLRRWGFIRLD, from the coding sequence ATGAATGCCGTGCGTTCCCAAGGACCCGTGCTGTGGCAGGCACTCATCACAGAGCTTCCCCGCCTGGGCACCGCGGGCTCACGCTCCGCTGAACTCCACGTTGACTCCGCTCTGGTGACCGCCGTCAGCGGCGCCGATGTGGATCAACCCGCCGTGCGTCTGCGCCCCAAGCAGCTCCTCCACTTCGCCGTGCTGCGGTGGGTGGGGATGGTCGGCTCTTTGTTGCTGGCCATGGGCATCCTGGGCGGAGGGGCGCTGCCTGTGGTGGGCAACCCATACGGGGCGTTTCCTGGGGCCACGCTGCTGGGGCAGATGCCCCAGGCTTCCTGTGCTATTGCCTTCGTGGGCATCGGCGCCCTGGTTGTCGCGTGGGTGTGCATGGCACCCCTGGCTGGAGTGCGGTTGCGGCTTCACGACGCCGCCGAGGGCACCGTCCGCAGCGGCATTGTGGGGGTCTCAGTACTCTGGCGCACCTTCGCAGCCTGGGTGGCACCCATCGTGATCACGGCGCCTGCCTTTACCCAGGACATCTACTCCTACCTGGCGCAGGGGGCCATCGTGCGCGCCGGGATGGACGTGTATTCCGCGGGGCCTATTGATCTGCTCGGCCCGGAAAACCACCTGGCCCGTTCCGTCCCCTTCATTTGGGCCCACTCCCCTTCCCCTTATGGCCCGGTAGCGCTCGGCGTGGCGCAAGCGATTAGTTTTATCACCAACGATTCCATCGTGCTCGGCGTGGCCGCGCATCGCTTGGTCAGCGTCGCGGCGGTTGCCTGTGCCGGGTGGGCAATGTCGCGCCTGGCCCGTCGCTGCGGGGTCCACCCGACCACCGCGGTCTGGCTGGGAATCCTCAACCCGCTGACCATCTTGCATCTGATTGCCGGCATCCACAACGAGTCCCTCATGCTGGGCTTGTTGCTGGTGGGGCTGGAGCTGGGGCTGCGCGGCGTCGAAAAGCTGCGCAAGCCTAGCGGTTGGCTTCTGGTTGGAGTGTCTGCCCTCCTGGTGTCCATGGCGGGGATGGTCAAGGTCACCGCCTTCTTGGCGCTGGGCTTTATGGGCATGGAGCTGGCGCGCAAACTCCCGCACGCGGCGCGGGGCCCGTGGCGCCACGGCTGGGCCCGGCTGCTGACCGCCATTGCCGTGCAGGTTGTAGGACTCGTGGTCGCCGTGGCTGCCGTCTCCGCGGTCACGGGCATTAGCCTTGGGTGGATCAGCAGCCAGGGCGGCGCCGCAACCGTCCGAAGCTGGATGTCACTGAGCACCGAGACCGGAGTGGTGTTCGGTGGAATTGGCATGCTGCTGGGTCTAGGCGATCACACCGACGCCATGCTGGTAATCACCCGCGGCGCCGGGCTGCTGGTCGCCGGGGCGTTCACGGTGCGGCTGCTGTTTGCCACGCTGCGGGGCAACATCCACCCCGTCGGGGGTTTGGGAGTATCCACCCTGGTCTTGGTGGTGCTTTTCCCGGTGGTTCAGCCCTGGTACATCCTCTGGGCAATCCTGCCGCTGGCCTGCTGGGCGAACCGCAGCATCTTCCGGCTCGGCGTGGTGGCTTATTCCGCCGCGTTCAGCTTCTTTGTGCTCCCCCGGGGGCTGTCCTTGCCACCGGCAACAGTGCTCAGTATTTATGTGGCGTCCGCGGTTGCTTTCACCTGCTGCCTGGCGCTCGTGTGGTGGCTGTTGAGGCGTTGGGGATTCATTCGCCTAGACTAA
- the sufB gene encoding Fe-S cluster assembly protein SufB codes for MTQASQNPGVTKPMNDDEIIESMGAYEYGWHDSDVAGAAARRGLNEAVVRDISMQKKEPEWMLEQRLKAYNIFEKKPIPTWGPDLSGIDFDQIKYYVKSTEAMAQSWDDLPADIKATYDKLGIPEAEKQRLVAGVAAQYESEVVYHQIREDLQEKGVIFVDTDTAVREYPELFREHFGTVVPAGDNKFSALNSAVWSGGSFIYVPKGVHVDIPLQAYFRINTENMGQFERTLIIVDEDAYVHYVEGCTAPIYKSDSLHAAVVEIIVKKGARCRYTTIQNWSNNVYNLVTQRARAEEGATMEWVDGNIGSKTNMKYPAVWMTGPHAKGEVLSAQFSGEGQFQDTGAKMVHMAPYTSSNVVSKSVSRNGGRSAYRGLIEIHQNAHHSTANVECDALLVDNISRTDTYPYNDIRNDHVTLGHEATVSQVSVDQLFYLMSRGLTEEEAMGMIVRGFVEPIAKELPMEYALELNRLIELQMEGSVG; via the coding sequence ATGACCCAGGCGTCGCAGAACCCGGGCGTAACTAAGCCGATGAATGATGATGAGATCATCGAGTCCATGGGCGCCTATGAGTATGGCTGGCACGACTCCGACGTCGCCGGCGCGGCGGCGCGCCGCGGCCTCAACGAGGCAGTCGTGCGCGACATCTCCATGCAAAAAAAGGAACCGGAATGGATGCTTGAACAGCGCCTGAAGGCCTACAACATCTTTGAAAAGAAGCCGATTCCTACGTGGGGCCCGGATCTATCCGGCATCGACTTTGATCAGATCAAGTACTACGTCAAGTCCACCGAGGCCATGGCCCAGTCCTGGGATGATCTGCCGGCAGACATCAAGGCCACCTATGACAAGCTGGGCATCCCGGAGGCGGAAAAGCAGCGCCTCGTCGCCGGCGTTGCGGCGCAGTACGAGTCTGAGGTGGTCTACCACCAGATTAGGGAAGACCTCCAGGAAAAAGGCGTCATCTTCGTCGACACCGATACCGCCGTGCGCGAATACCCGGAGCTGTTCCGTGAGCACTTTGGCACGGTCGTCCCGGCTGGGGACAACAAGTTCTCCGCCCTCAACTCCGCCGTATGGTCTGGCGGCTCCTTCATCTACGTGCCCAAGGGTGTGCACGTGGATATCCCGCTGCAAGCGTATTTCCGCATCAACACGGAAAACATGGGGCAGTTCGAGCGCACGCTCATCATCGTCGATGAGGACGCCTACGTGCACTACGTCGAGGGCTGCACCGCGCCGATTTATAAGTCCGATTCGCTGCACGCCGCCGTGGTGGAGATCATCGTGAAAAAGGGCGCACGGTGCCGCTACACAACCATTCAGAACTGGTCTAACAACGTTTATAACCTGGTCACCCAGCGTGCTCGCGCCGAAGAGGGCGCGACCATGGAGTGGGTGGACGGCAACATCGGCTCCAAGACGAACATGAAATACCCGGCGGTGTGGATGACCGGCCCGCACGCGAAGGGCGAGGTGCTGTCCGCACAGTTCTCTGGCGAGGGCCAGTTCCAGGACACCGGGGCGAAGATGGTGCACATGGCGCCGTATACGTCCTCCAACGTGGTGTCTAAGTCCGTCTCCCGCAACGGTGGCCGCTCGGCGTACCGGGGCCTGATTGAGATTCACCAAAACGCTCATCACTCGACCGCCAACGTGGAGTGCGACGCGCTCTTGGTGGACAACATCTCGCGGACCGATACCTACCCGTACAACGACATCCGTAATGATCACGTGACGCTGGGGCACGAGGCCACGGTCTCCCAGGTGTCCGTTGACCAGTTGTTCTACCTGATGAGCCGCGGGCTGACGGAAGAAGAAGCCATGGGCATGATCGTGCGTGGGTTCGTTGAGCCCATTGCCAAGGAGCTGCCCATGGAGTATGCGCTAGAACTCAATCGCCTGATTGAACTGCAGATGGAAGGATCGGTGGGCTAA
- a CDS encoding helix-turn-helix transcriptional regulator, which yields MSRERRLEGKETSEPTTRRDPAEGDTRHTIMLTLLKHAPVTAGEVADRLGLSAAGVRRHLDVLESEGMACTVRRRLPGKAAAPRGRPAKYFQLTDRGRELFGHDYHNLAQLALNALREQGGSEAVRALARARIHAILADVEPVGSSERTVEDIASDLAQAFDDNGYAATVRSAGGGVQICQHHCPISQVAAEFPELCEAEHDMIAQLTGLHVQPLASIANGNVVCTTNIPLQPKPAAPDERSGS from the coding sequence ATGAGCCGTGAGCGTCGCTTAGAGGGTAAGGAAACTTCAGAGCCCACAACCCGACGCGATCCCGCCGAAGGCGATACTCGGCACACCATCATGCTGACCCTTCTCAAACACGCCCCCGTCACCGCCGGCGAGGTCGCCGACCGCCTAGGCCTATCGGCCGCAGGCGTGCGCCGACACCTTGACGTGCTGGAATCGGAGGGCATGGCGTGCACCGTTCGCCGACGCCTCCCCGGCAAGGCCGCGGCACCGCGCGGTAGGCCAGCGAAGTATTTTCAGCTCACCGACCGTGGCCGTGAACTATTCGGGCATGACTATCACAACCTTGCCCAGCTGGCACTGAACGCGCTCCGCGAACAGGGCGGCTCGGAGGCGGTACGTGCGTTAGCGCGGGCACGCATTCACGCTATTCTCGCGGATGTGGAACCCGTGGGCTCCTCGGAGCGCACAGTCGAAGACATCGCTAGCGATCTCGCCCAAGCCTTCGATGACAACGGCTACGCCGCCACCGTGCGCAGCGCCGGCGGTGGCGTCCAGATCTGCCAGCATCACTGTCCCATTTCCCAGGTCGCAGCCGAGTTCCCGGAACTGTGCGAAGCCGAGCATGACATGATCGCCCAACTCACGGGCCTGCACGTCCAGCCCTTAGCTTCCATAGCCAACGGAAACGTAGTGTGCACCACCAATATCCCACTGCAACCCAAACCCGCAGCCCCCGATGAAAGGAGCGGTTCATGA
- a CDS encoding SufS family cysteine desulfurase, producing the protein MSSFQTSDGALDVAAIRAEFPILSRTVRGGRPLVYLDSGATSQRPERVWRAEEDFVLGHWAPVHRGAYEVAEEATDAYENARAAIASFIGAADKEISFTKNATEALNSVAFMLGDRRAGDYAVGPGDTVVITELEHHANLVPWQELCQRTGATLRWYRVTPDGRIDLDSLDLDDSVKVVAFTHQSNVTGAVTDVAEVVARARAVGALTVLDACQSVPHQAVDVHALGVDAAAFSGHKMLGPTGVGVLYLREELGEALPPFLTGGSMIEVVTMENTTFAAPPQRFEAGTQMTSQVVGLGAAVEFLREVGMDAIAAHEHDLTAYALQQLSEVPGLAIVGPTDMTLRGSAVSFTVSGVHPHDLGQVLDDHGVCIRVGHHCAWPVHRCMGAQSTARASFYLYNTRAEVDALVEAIGAARSFFGVDR; encoded by the coding sequence ATGAGCAGTTTTCAGACCTCCGACGGCGCGCTGGATGTTGCCGCGATTCGCGCCGAGTTCCCTATACTGTCGCGGACGGTGCGCGGCGGACGCCCCTTGGTCTACCTCGACTCCGGGGCGACCTCGCAGCGCCCGGAGCGCGTGTGGCGCGCGGAGGAAGACTTCGTGTTGGGGCACTGGGCGCCGGTGCATCGAGGCGCCTATGAGGTTGCGGAGGAGGCCACGGACGCCTACGAGAACGCCCGGGCAGCAATCGCCTCCTTCATCGGCGCCGCGGACAAGGAAATTTCCTTTACCAAGAACGCCACGGAGGCGTTGAACTCGGTTGCCTTCATGTTGGGTGACCGCCGTGCCGGAGATTATGCCGTCGGCCCCGGGGATACGGTGGTTATCACCGAGCTAGAGCATCATGCGAATCTGGTGCCCTGGCAGGAGCTGTGCCAGCGCACCGGGGCAACGCTGCGGTGGTATCGGGTCACCCCGGACGGCCGGATTGATCTGGATTCCTTGGACCTGGACGATTCGGTCAAGGTGGTTGCCTTTACGCACCAGTCGAACGTGACGGGTGCTGTCACCGACGTCGCTGAGGTTGTCGCCCGGGCCCGGGCCGTAGGGGCGCTCACGGTCCTAGATGCGTGCCAGTCTGTGCCCCATCAGGCGGTTGACGTGCACGCCCTAGGCGTGGATGCCGCGGCTTTTTCTGGCCACAAGATGCTGGGCCCTACTGGCGTGGGCGTGTTGTATCTGCGTGAGGAGCTCGGGGAGGCACTGCCGCCCTTCCTTACCGGCGGATCCATGATCGAGGTGGTGACCATGGAAAACACCACCTTCGCGGCCCCGCCGCAGCGTTTCGAGGCCGGCACCCAGATGACCAGCCAGGTCGTCGGCCTGGGTGCGGCTGTGGAGTTTTTGCGCGAGGTCGGCATGGACGCCATTGCCGCCCACGAGCATGATCTGACGGCCTATGCGTTGCAGCAGCTGTCCGAGGTTCCGGGGCTGGCAATCGTGGGGCCGACGGATATGACGCTGCGCGGCAGCGCCGTGTCCTTCACCGTGTCCGGCGTGCACCCGCACGATTTGGGCCAGGTGCTCGATGATCACGGGGTGTGCATCCGGGTGGGCCATCATTGCGCGTGGCCTGTGCACCGGTGCATGGGTGCCCAGTCGACGGCTCGCGCGTCCTTTTACCTGTACAACACCAGGGCGGAGGTCGATGCGCTGGTTGAGGCGATCGGCGCTGCCCGGAGTTTCTTTGGAGTTGATCGGTGA
- a CDS encoding ABC transporter ATP-binding protein, whose translation MTASTQDEPQRLDATGFADGDAPPHGDAALELRDVVKQFGSKRAVDGLTLSVQRGQLLALLGPNGAGKTTTIDMCEGFQRPTSGFIRVLGVDPATHPEALRARIGIMLQGGGAYSGIKVREMLKLAASYHANPLDPEWLLDLVGLREAAGTTYRRLSGGQQQRLSLALALVGRPELVFLDEPTAGLDAQARLAVWEIIAELRRDGVTVVLTTHLLDEAESLADTVVIIDHGRAVAAGTPAELTRAPHDQIIVETASAADAAQLEATVGHRVVGTRPLRYTVEAAPTPSLIAELTAELARQDVLIRSIDVAQRSLEDVFLDITHQHARS comes from the coding sequence GTGACTGCCAGTACCCAGGATGAGCCTCAACGCCTCGACGCCACCGGTTTCGCGGACGGGGACGCCCCGCCGCACGGTGACGCGGCGCTTGAGCTGCGCGACGTCGTCAAGCAATTTGGCTCCAAGCGGGCGGTGGATGGTTTAACCCTGTCGGTGCAACGCGGCCAGCTGCTGGCGTTGCTGGGCCCCAACGGGGCGGGCAAGACCACCACCATTGACATGTGCGAGGGGTTCCAGCGTCCCACCTCGGGGTTTATTCGAGTCCTGGGTGTGGATCCCGCCACGCACCCAGAAGCGCTGCGGGCGCGCATCGGGATCATGCTGCAAGGCGGCGGCGCGTATTCGGGTATCAAGGTCCGCGAAATGCTCAAGCTGGCGGCCTCCTACCACGCCAATCCCTTAGACCCTGAATGGTTGCTCGACCTTGTGGGCCTGCGGGAGGCGGCGGGCACGACCTATCGGCGCCTGTCCGGCGGGCAGCAGCAACGCCTCTCTCTGGCGCTCGCACTGGTTGGCCGCCCGGAACTGGTGTTCCTGGATGAGCCGACTGCGGGGCTGGACGCCCAGGCGCGCCTAGCGGTGTGGGAGATCATTGCGGAGCTGCGCCGCGACGGCGTCACCGTGGTCCTGACCACCCACCTGCTCGATGAGGCGGAATCCCTGGCGGACACCGTGGTGATCATTGACCACGGCCGCGCCGTCGCCGCCGGCACCCCCGCGGAACTGACCCGGGCACCCCACGATCAGATCATCGTAGAAACGGCCAGCGCCGCAGACGCAGCGCAGCTTGAGGCGACCGTTGGCCACCGGGTGGTGGGCACACGCCCGCTGCGCTACACCGTTGAGGCCGCCCCCACCCCGAGCCTCATCGCCGAGCTGACCGCAGAACTCGCCCGCCAAGACGTGCTCATCAGAAGCATCGACGTCGCCCAGCGCAGCCTGGAGGACGTCTTCTTGGACATCACCCACCAGCACGCGAGGAGCTAA
- a CDS encoding ABC transporter permease yields MAVDTHTPHAPAASTTAPGTFTPAPRRASIARLVAAQGRVETRLFLRHGEQQLLSLIIPLGMLFGLSAVPVLDTDDPMRDGFPMMLAIAATSSGFTGQAIALAFDRRYGALKRTGASGVPSWTIIVGKIIAVASMVVLQTVILGAVAWFLGWRTTPLGMLMGAVVLIVGAAAFTAMGLLMGGTLSSEIVLALANLIWVVLVGIVGFVVYTHGLTGTTWWDLIPSVALASGLTDAFTGTVPWPQLASLAIWAIAVSAATTRWFRFSS; encoded by the coding sequence ATGGCTGTAGACACGCACACACCGCACGCGCCCGCGGCCAGCACCACAGCGCCGGGAACCTTCACCCCCGCGCCCCGCCGGGCGAGCATCGCCCGCCTCGTGGCGGCCCAAGGGCGCGTGGAAACCCGCCTCTTCCTGCGCCACGGGGAGCAACAACTGCTCAGCCTCATCATCCCGCTGGGCATGCTCTTCGGACTGTCCGCCGTACCGGTGCTGGACACCGACGACCCCATGCGCGATGGCTTCCCCATGATGCTCGCCATCGCGGCCACCTCTTCCGGGTTTACCGGCCAGGCCATCGCCCTCGCCTTCGACCGCCGCTACGGGGCGCTCAAACGCACCGGCGCCTCCGGAGTGCCATCATGGACGATCATCGTGGGCAAGATCATCGCCGTGGCCTCCATGGTGGTGCTCCAAACCGTCATCCTCGGCGCTGTGGCTTGGTTCCTCGGGTGGCGGACAACGCCCCTCGGCATGCTCATGGGGGCGGTCGTCCTCATCGTCGGCGCCGCCGCGTTTACCGCCATGGGGCTGCTCATGGGTGGGACCCTGTCCTCAGAGATCGTGCTGGCACTAGCCAACCTCATCTGGGTGGTGCTGGTGGGCATCGTCGGGTTCGTCGTGTACACCCATGGCCTGACCGGCACCACGTGGTGGGATCTCATCCCCTCCGTCGCACTGGCCTCCGGCCTGACCGACGCCTTCACCGGAACAGTCCCCTGGCCTCAACTGGCCAGCCTGGCCATCTGGGCCATAGCCGTTTCCGCTGCGACGACCCGCTGGTTCCGCTTCTCCTCCTAA
- a CDS encoding COX15/CtaA family protein — protein sequence MSIATTSNSVLSRIPTIAVQRRLALVLLILQGGITVTGSIVRVTGSGLGCDTWPNCHAGSLVPVQGAAPLVHQFIEFGNRLLTFVLVASVVAVLYSLYKAQRRTELKVYGIINAVGIVVQAVIGGISVHLDLQWWAVALHFLPSIILVWISALLYQRVQEPDDGVVEQTFPQVVRICALSAALALAVVLVTGTMTTGAGPHAGDATAGMEGRLEVDIDIMAHVHGLLMYLYFALTAATVFLLYRFSAPQESRRTGLILMGLIVVQGAIGIAQYRLGVPRWTVPIHIGMSSVVTAFSAFLYAHGVIRTGGSATKTGSPAGDAEVPSRVA from the coding sequence GTGAGTATAGCCACGACATCAAATTCAGTCCTGTCCAGGATCCCTACTATCGCGGTACAGCGACGGTTGGCTTTGGTCCTGTTGATTCTGCAGGGGGGAATTACCGTCACGGGATCGATCGTGCGGGTGACCGGCTCTGGGCTGGGGTGTGACACGTGGCCGAATTGTCACGCCGGCTCCCTTGTTCCGGTTCAGGGCGCTGCCCCGCTGGTTCACCAGTTCATTGAGTTTGGCAACCGCCTTCTCACCTTTGTGCTTGTGGCCTCTGTTGTGGCGGTGTTGTATTCGCTATACAAGGCGCAGCGGCGCACCGAATTGAAGGTGTACGGCATCATCAACGCGGTTGGCATTGTTGTGCAGGCTGTCATCGGTGGCATTTCGGTTCATTTGGACCTCCAGTGGTGGGCCGTGGCGCTGCACTTCTTGCCGTCCATCATCCTGGTGTGGATCTCCGCGCTGCTCTACCAGCGGGTGCAGGAGCCTGACGACGGCGTCGTCGAACAGACCTTCCCGCAGGTTGTTCGCATCTGCGCGCTCAGCGCCGCGCTAGCCTTGGCGGTGGTGCTGGTCACGGGCACGATGACCACCGGCGCCGGCCCGCACGCCGGCGATGCTACCGCGGGCATGGAAGGACGCCTGGAGGTAGACATCGACATCATGGCCCACGTTCACGGGCTCCTGATGTACCTCTATTTCGCACTGACTGCCGCGACGGTCTTTTTGCTTTACCGCTTCTCCGCTCCGCAAGAATCGCGGCGCACCGGCCTTATTCTCATGGGCTTAATCGTTGTGCAGGGTGCTATCGGCATTGCGCAGTATCGTCTCGGCGTTCCGCGGTGGACGGTGCCCATTCACATTGGCATGTCCTCCGTGGTCACGGCATTTTCCGCCTTCCTTTACGCCCACGGCGTTATCCGCACGGGTGGTAGCGCCACCAAGACGGGTTCGCCGGCTGGGGACGCTGAAGTGCCATCGCGGGTGGCCTAG